Proteins from one Camelina sativa cultivar DH55 chromosome 8, Cs, whole genome shotgun sequence genomic window:
- the LOC109125947 gene encoding defensin-like protein 206, whose amino-acid sequence MAKNLNYVSFTILLIVLLMAFTEIMKTEAQTCSTFLDECGPDPFLGTNADCFNCCKYTYGSPPACKGLVEGSDKHCHCYQNP is encoded by the exons atggcAAAGAACCTCAACTATGTCAGCTTCACCATCCTGTTGATAGTCCTCTTGATGGCTTTCACCG AAATCATGAAGACCGAGGCTCAAACATGCTCCACATTCCTCGACGAATGCGGGCCAGACCCGTTCCTAGGTACAAATGCTGATTGCTTTAACTGTTGCAAATACACATACGGGAGTCCTCCAGCATGTAAAGGCCTTGTTGAGGGAAGCGACAAACATTGTCACTGCTACCAAAATCCATAA
- the LOC104709587 gene encoding defensin-like protein 206: protein MAINLNSISFSVLLVVLVMASTEILKTEAQTCSTFLDECGPEPFLGANADCFNCCKYTYESPPACKGLVEGSDKHCHCYQNP from the exons atggCAATAAACCTCAACTCCATCAGCTTTAGCGTTCTCTTGGTTGTCCTCGTGATGGCTTCAAC AGAAATTTTGAAGACCGAGGCTCAAACATGCTCCACGTTCCTCGACGAGTGCGGGCCAGAACCGTTCCTGGGTGCAAATGCTGATTGCTTTAACTGTTGCAAATACACATACGAAAGTCCTCCAGCATGTAAAGGGCTTGTTGAGGGAAGCGACAAACACTGTCACTGCTACCAAAATCCCTAA